The following are encoded in a window of Alphaproteobacteria bacterium genomic DNA:
- a CDS encoding ATP-binding protein codes for MKQDGRALRRWLAAAGRQLDEAALERVIRSLSPGERMTMNEDWGLWAHGGQREPAGEWRVWTIRAGRSFGKTRAGAEWVLARAREHPDARIALVAATMDEAVKVMVRGDSGLIASARADEELRWVASQRMLLFPSGARAFAYSACSPDSLRGPQHHFAWCDELAKWTKADETWDNLMLGLRLGERPRTVVTTTPRAIPLVKRIAAMERAETTFGRTCDNVHSAADYRQAMVEMYGGTRLGRQELDGELIEDFEGALWTRAMIERGRVQMGTVAGNCPRIVIGVDPPASAEGVCGIVVCGLGRDGTGPSASLGTGYVLADCSAGGLSPDGWAKAVAGAAKAWGADRVVAEANNGGKMIESVLRAADTGLPLRLVHAAEGKTARAEPVAALFEAGKAKFAGAFPALEDQLCGLLIGGGYAGPGRSPDRADAMVWAMTELMLRRVREPSIRFL; via the coding sequence ATGAAACAGGATGGACGCGCGCTTCGCCGCTGGCTGGCGGCGGCGGGGCGGCAGCTCGACGAGGCGGCGCTGGAGCGGGTGATCCGCAGCCTCAGCCCGGGCGAGCGGATGACGATGAACGAGGATTGGGGCCTTTGGGCGCATGGCGGGCAGCGCGAGCCGGCGGGCGAGTGGCGGGTGTGGACGATCCGGGCCGGTCGCAGCTTCGGCAAGACCCGGGCCGGGGCCGAATGGGTGCTGGCGCGGGCGCGCGAGCATCCCGACGCGCGGATCGCGCTCGTCGCCGCGACGATGGACGAAGCGGTGAAGGTGATGGTCCGCGGCGACAGCGGGCTGATCGCCTCGGCCCGGGCCGACGAGGAATTGCGCTGGGTGGCGAGCCAGCGGATGCTGCTGTTTCCCTCGGGCGCCCGGGCCTTCGCCTATTCCGCCTGCTCGCCCGACTCGCTGCGCGGGCCGCAGCACCATTTCGCCTGGTGCGACGAGCTGGCGAAATGGACCAAGGCGGACGAGACCTGGGACAATCTGATGCTCGGGCTTCGGCTGGGCGAGCGCCCGCGCACGGTGGTGACGACGACGCCGCGGGCGATTCCCCTGGTCAAGCGGATCGCCGCCATGGAGCGGGCCGAGACGACCTTTGGCCGGACCTGCGACAATGTGCATTCGGCCGCAGACTATCGGCAGGCGATGGTAGAGATGTACGGCGGGACCAGGCTCGGGCGGCAGGAGCTGGACGGCGAGCTGATCGAGGATTTCGAAGGGGCGCTGTGGACCCGGGCGATGATCGAGAGGGGACGGGTGCAAATGGGGACAGTTGCCGGCAACTGTCCCCGAATCGTGATCGGGGTCGATCCGCCCGCTTCGGCGGAAGGCGTATGCGGGATCGTGGTGTGCGGGCTTGGCCGCGACGGGACAGGCCCCTCGGCTTCGCTCGGGACAGGCTATGTGCTGGCCGATTGCAGCGCCGGGGGGCTTTCGCCGGACGGCTGGGCGAAGGCGGTGGCCGGCGCGGCGAAGGCCTGGGGCGCCGATCGGGTGGTGGCCGAGGCGAACAATGGCGGAAAGATGATCGAAAGCGTGCTGAGGGCAGCGGATACCGGGCTGCCGCTGCGGCTGGTTCACGCCGCCGAGGGCAAGACGGCGCGCGCCGAGCCGGTCGCGGCCCTGTTCGAAGCCGGCAAGGCGAAGTTCGCCGGAGCCTTTCCGGCGCTGGAGGACCAATTGTGCGGTCTCTTGATCGGCGGCGGCTATGCCGGGCCGGGGCGGTCTCCCGACAGGGCCGACGCGATGGTCTGGGCGATGACCGAATTGATGCTGCGGCGCGTCCGCGAACCGAGCATAAGGTTTCTCTAG
- a CDS encoding alkene reductase — MPSLFDPIKLGAVEAPNRVLMAPLTRGRATREHVPTELMRTYYAQRAAAGLIISEATGISRQGLGWPYAPGLWTDEQVEGWKPVVEGVHEAGGRIFAQLWHMGRVVHSSMGGAQPVSSSATTAPHKAHTYDGRQPYEEARALRLDEIPDLLGDYEKAAANALRAGFDGVQIHAANGYLIDQFLRDGANRRGDDYGGSIENRIRLLRQVTAAVADVAGASRTAVRLSPNGDSQGVNDSDPYALFPAAAAALSEIGIAFLELREPARDGTFGKAEVDPVHPHIRKAFAGPLVLNSDYRLERAQAALDSGEADAIAFGRTFLANPDLVERLRAGAPLNDDVMATWYSQGPEGYVDYPALG; from the coding sequence ATGCCCTCGCTGTTCGATCCGATCAAGCTCGGCGCCGTAGAGGCGCCCAACCGGGTGCTGATGGCGCCGCTGACCCGCGGCCGCGCCACCCGCGAGCATGTCCCGACCGAATTGATGCGGACCTATTACGCCCAGCGCGCCGCCGCCGGCCTGATCATCTCCGAAGCCACCGGCATCAGCCGCCAGGGCCTCGGCTGGCCCTACGCGCCGGGCCTGTGGACCGACGAGCAGGTCGAGGGCTGGAAGCCGGTGGTCGAGGGCGTGCATGAGGCCGGCGGCCGGATCTTCGCCCAGCTCTGGCACATGGGCCGGGTCGTCCATTCCAGCATGGGCGGTGCCCAGCCGGTCTCCTCGTCCGCGACAACCGCTCCGCACAAGGCCCACACCTATGACGGCCGCCAGCCCTACGAGGAGGCCCGCGCGCTGCGGCTCGACGAGATCCCCGATCTGCTCGGCGACTATGAAAAGGCCGCCGCCAACGCGCTGCGGGCGGGCTTCGACGGGGTCCAGATCCACGCCGCCAATGGCTATCTGATCGACCAGTTCCTGCGCGACGGCGCCAATCGTCGCGGCGACGATTATGGCGGAAGCATCGAGAACCGGATCCGCCTTCTGCGCCAGGTGACCGCGGCGGTCGCCGACGTGGCCGGCGCCTCCCGAACCGCCGTCCGCCTCTCGCCCAATGGGGATTCGCAGGGCGTCAACGACAGCGACCCCTACGCGCTCTTCCCGGCCGCGGCGGCCGCTCTGTCGGAGATCGGCATCGCCTTCCTCGAGCTTCGCGAGCCGGCCCGCGACGGCACGTTCGGCAAGGCCGAGGTCGATCCGGTCCACCCGCACATCCGCAAGGCCTTCGCCGGCCCGCTGGTGCTCAATTCGGATTACCGGCTCGAGCGCGCCCAGGCAGCGCTCGATTCGGGCGAGGCGGATGCGATCGCCTTCGGCCGCACCTTCCTCGCCAATCCCGATCTGGTCGAACGGCTGCGCGCCGGCGCCCCGCTCAACGACGACGTCATGGCTACCTGGTACAGCCAGGGCCCCGAAGGCTATGTCGATTATCCGGCTCTCGGTTAA
- a CDS encoding peptidylprolyl isomerase, translating into MSEEKNNLVLSLDSGGDVVIRLRPDLAPQHVDRIRELVEEGFYDGVIFHRVIDGFMAQGGDPTGSGMGGSDKPDLPAEFSREPHVRGTASMARSNNPNSANSQFFLCLDDCGFLDGQYTVWGEVTEGMEHVDALPKGEPPRNPGKIVKASLRD; encoded by the coding sequence ATGTCCGAAGAGAAGAACAATCTCGTCCTCAGCCTCGATTCCGGCGGAGACGTCGTCATCCGCCTGCGCCCCGATCTCGCCCCGCAGCATGTCGATCGGATCAGGGAGCTGGTCGAGGAAGGCTTTTACGACGGCGTGATCTTCCACCGCGTGATCGACGGCTTCATGGCCCAGGGCGGCGATCCCACCGGATCGGGCATGGGCGGCTCCGACAAGCCCGATCTGCCCGCCGAGTTCAGCCGCGAGCCGCACGTGCGCGGCACGGCCTCGATGGCCCGCTCGAACAATCCCAACAGCGCCAACAGCCAGTTCTTCCTCTGCCTCGACGATTGCGGCTTCCTCGACGGCCAGTACACCGTCTGGGGCGAGGTGACCGAGGGCATGGAGCATGTCGACGCCCTGCCCAAGGGCGAGCCGCCGCGCAATCCGGGCAAGATCGTCAAGGCCAGCCTTAGGGATTAG
- a CDS encoding GxxExxY protein: MDVERLATIAVDCGFKVHERLGPGLLESVYEAVLAHNLIQRGLVVERQKPVPIRLDGIILDEGFRADLLVEGALLIELKSVERTAPVHAKQVLTYLRLMDLPLGLLMNFGAATFREGVRRVANNHDAPEAPRLRAEHIPGA; the protein is encoded by the coding sequence ATGGATGTCGAGAGGCTGGCGACGATTGCCGTCGATTGCGGGTTCAAGGTTCACGAGCGGCTGGGGCCGGGTCTGCTCGAATCCGTTTACGAGGCCGTGCTCGCGCATAACCTGATCCAGCGCGGGCTTGTCGTCGAGCGCCAGAAGCCGGTTCCGATCCGGCTGGACGGCATCATTCTCGACGAAGGATTTCGTGCCGACCTTCTGGTCGAGGGGGCGCTGCTGATCGAGCTCAAGTCGGTCGAGCGCACGGCCCCGGTGCATGCCAAGCAGGTGCTGACCTATTTGCGATTGATGGACCTGCCGCTGGGCTTGCTGATGAACTTCGGGGCAGCGACTTTCCGCGAGGGGGTCAGGCGCGTAGCGAACAATCACGATGCGCCTGAGGCGCCGCGCCTTCGTGCGGAGCATATTCCCGGCGCCTGA
- the ribB gene encoding 3,4-dihydroxy-2-butanone-4-phosphate synthase, translated as MSTLLIDRLCELVAEGEMSRAGLARAAGLHPNSLRKLGDEDWNPTADTLLKLEKFLASGSSGVMASAEQIIDEARNGRMFILVDDEDRENEGDLVVPAQMATPDAINFMAKHGRGLICLALTRERAGQLALEPMSRTNGTRLGTAFTTSIEAREGVTTGISAADRARTISVAVDAAKGPEHIVSPGHVFPLVARDGGVLVRAGHTEAAVDVARLAGLNPSGVICEIMSDDGSMERMDGLFAFARLHGLRIGTIRDLIAYRLRKDRIVEQTAEARFESRWGGTWTARTFLNKASGVEQIALVKGHVDPGKPTLVRMHALSILSDAFAEEGARGGLLEGAMKAIAEEGAGVIVVINRPMPGAMTDALRVRAGAAGPAEYAELRDYGVGAQILAELGVHDMILLTNSHHTPVALGGYGLAIVGERPIAMER; from the coding sequence ATGAGCACCCTGTTGATCGATCGCCTGTGCGAGCTCGTCGCCGAGGGCGAGATGAGCAGGGCCGGGCTGGCGCGCGCCGCCGGGCTTCATCCCAACTCCCTTCGCAAGCTCGGCGACGAGGACTGGAATCCGACCGCCGACACCCTGCTGAAGCTCGAGAAATTCCTCGCCAGCGGATCGAGCGGGGTGATGGCCAGCGCCGAACAGATCATCGACGAGGCGCGCAACGGGCGGATGTTCATCCTGGTCGACGACGAGGACCGCGAGAATGAGGGCGACCTGGTCGTCCCCGCGCAGATGGCGACTCCGGACGCGATCAACTTCATGGCCAAGCACGGCCGCGGCCTGATCTGCCTCGCGCTGACCCGCGAGCGCGCCGGGCAGCTGGCGCTGGAGCCGATGAGCCGGACCAACGGGACGAGGCTCGGCACCGCCTTCACCACCTCGATCGAGGCGCGCGAAGGAGTCACCACCGGGATCTCCGCCGCCGACCGGGCGCGGACCATTTCGGTCGCGGTCGACGCGGCGAAGGGCCCCGAGCATATCGTCTCGCCGGGCCATGTCTTTCCCCTGGTCGCGCGCGACGGCGGCGTGCTTGTGCGCGCCGGCCATACCGAGGCGGCGGTGGACGTGGCGCGGCTGGCGGGGCTCAATCCGTCGGGCGTGATCTGCGAGATCATGTCCGACGACGGATCGATGGAGCGGATGGACGGCCTCTTCGCCTTCGCCCGGCTCCATGGCCTGAGGATCGGAACGATTCGCGACCTGATCGCCTACCGCCTGCGCAAGGACCGGATCGTCGAGCAGACCGCCGAGGCGCGCTTCGAAAGCCGCTGGGGCGGGACGTGGACCGCGCGGACCTTCCTCAACAAGGCTTCGGGGGTCGAGCAGATCGCGCTGGTGAAGGGGCATGTCGATCCGGGCAAGCCGACCCTCGTTCGGATGCACGCGCTGTCGATCCTGTCCGACGCCTTCGCCGAGGAGGGCGCGCGCGGCGGACTGCTCGAAGGGGCGATGAAGGCGATCGCCGAGGAAGGCGCCGGAGTGATCGTGGTCATCAACCGGCCGATGCCAGGCGCGATGACCGACGCGCTGAGAGTGCGCGCGGGGGCCGCCGGCCCGGCCGAATATGCCGAGCTTCGCGACTATGGCGTCGGCGCGCAGATCCTCGCCGAGCTCGGCGTGCACGACATGATCCTGTTGACCAACAGCCACCATACGCCGGTGGCGCTGGGCGGCTACGGCCTCGCCATCGTCGGCGAGCGGCCGATCGCGATGGAGCGCTAG
- the ribD gene encoding bifunctional diaminohydroxyphosphoribosylaminopyrimidine deaminase/5-amino-6-(5-phosphoribosylamino)uracil reductase RibD: protein MEAAVALGDRGRGRTAPNPNVGCVIVKDEVVIGRGWTQPGGRPHAEAMALEQAGDSAEGATVYITLEPCAHRSERGPACSELLAAAAPARVVIALGDPDPRTNGAGIARLREAGIAVETGPGAEEAGRSMAGFLTRLRLGRPYVTLKLAMSIDGRIALPSGESKWITGEDARAHVHLERARSDMILVGRGTYEADAPKLDVRLPGLEDRSPRRALLTRGDAVEGWSRIGAPEEIYGLSDVNDLLVEGGSATATAFLAADLVDRLLVYRAPILIGEGKSSVGYLGLEAIADAHERWRMTDSRQLGSDRLEVYERLREKHAKPAHPE from the coding sequence ATGGAAGCGGCGGTCGCGCTAGGCGACCGCGGGCGCGGACGGACGGCGCCCAATCCCAATGTCGGCTGCGTGATCGTCAAGGACGAGGTGGTGATCGGGCGCGGCTGGACCCAGCCCGGCGGCCGCCCCCACGCCGAGGCGATGGCGCTGGAACAGGCGGGGGACTCGGCCGAAGGCGCAACCGTCTATATCACGCTCGAGCCCTGCGCCCACCGCAGCGAACGCGGGCCGGCATGCTCGGAGCTGCTGGCCGCGGCCGCGCCGGCGCGGGTGGTGATCGCGCTGGGCGACCCCGATCCCCGAACGAACGGTGCCGGGATCGCCCGGCTTCGGGAGGCGGGCATCGCGGTCGAGACCGGCCCGGGCGCGGAGGAGGCCGGGCGATCGATGGCCGGCTTCCTGACGCGACTGCGCCTCGGCCGCCCCTACGTGACCCTGAAGCTCGCCATGTCGATCGACGGCAGGATCGCTCTGCCCTCGGGCGAGAGCAAGTGGATCACCGGCGAGGACGCTCGGGCGCACGTCCACCTCGAACGGGCGCGCAGCGACATGATCCTGGTCGGGCGCGGCACCTACGAGGCGGACGCGCCGAAGCTCGACGTTCGGCTGCCGGGGCTGGAGGATCGCTCGCCGCGCCGCGCCCTGCTCACGCGCGGCGACGCCGTGGAGGGCTGGAGCCGGATCGGCGCGCCGGAGGAGATTTACGGCCTGAGCGACGTCAACGACCTGCTGGTCGAGGGCGGATCGGCGACCGCGACCGCCTTCCTCGCCGCCGATCTGGTCGACCGCCTGCTGGTCTACCGCGCGCCGATCCTGATCGGCGAGGGCAAATCGTCGGTCGGCTATCTCGGCCTGGAGGCGATCGCCGACGCTCACGAGCGCTGGCGGATGACCGATTCGCGCCAGCTTGGCAGCGACCGGCTCGAAGTCTACGAGCGGCTCAGGGAAAAGCATGCCAAGCCCGCTCATCCTGAGTAG
- a CDS encoding LysR family transcriptional regulator, whose protein sequence is MPALTAVEAFVETARLGSVKAAAEALALSSPALSRRIQSLERHVGRPLFERRHQAVALNDDGAQLLAEIGPAIDALGKAVERAAGHAEIMRLKLAVLPLFASYRLMPRLGALRALHPELHIDIDTRGHALARLDEGLDAAIVLARAVEPPLYSMKLGANRVVAIAGEALAHLRHPAEIAGATILLHRDLPDAFDYWREAMGLPDLAPAAIDHFDSGQLILDAAAQGLGIAFMFEMHLEGAHDPRLHRLFDAAVESPYSYWFACRKAALGRRPVRVFHDWLVGELG, encoded by the coding sequence CTGCCGGCGCTGACGGCGGTCGAGGCGTTCGTCGAGACGGCGCGGCTGGGGTCGGTCAAGGCCGCGGCGGAGGCGCTGGCGCTGTCCTCGCCGGCGCTGTCCCGGCGAATCCAGTCGCTCGAGCGGCACGTCGGCCGGCCGCTGTTCGAGCGGCGCCACCAGGCGGTCGCGCTCAACGACGACGGCGCGCAATTGCTGGCCGAGATCGGGCCGGCGATCGACGCGCTCGGCAAGGCGGTGGAGCGCGCCGCCGGCCACGCCGAGATCATGCGCCTGAAGCTCGCCGTGCTTCCGCTGTTCGCCTCCTACCGGCTGATGCCGCGGCTGGGCGCGCTGAGGGCGCTCCATCCCGAGCTGCACATCGACATCGACACGCGCGGCCACGCTCTGGCCCGGCTCGACGAAGGGCTCGACGCGGCGATCGTCCTCGCCCGCGCGGTCGAGCCGCCGCTCTACAGCATGAAGCTCGGCGCCAACCGGGTGGTGGCGATCGCCGGCGAGGCGCTTGCGCACCTCAGGCACCCCGCCGAGATCGCCGGAGCGACGATCCTGCTCCACCGCGATTTGCCCGACGCGTTCGATTACTGGCGCGAGGCGATGGGGCTGCCGGACCTCGCGCCGGCGGCGATCGACCATTTCGATTCCGGCCAGCTGATCCTCGACGCCGCCGCCCAGGGGCTCGGAATCGCCTTCATGTTCGAGATGCACCTGGAGGGTGCCCACGACCCGCGCCTCCACCGCCTGTTCGACGCCGCGGTGGAGAGCCCCTATTCCTACTGGTTCGCCTGTAGGAAGGCGGCGCTGGGGCGGCGGCCAGTGCGGGTGTTCCACGATTGGCTGGTTGGGGAATTGGGGTAG
- a CDS encoding 6,7-dimethyl-8-ribityllumazine synthase: MARILIVEARFYAHLNDLLLDGAKAALAGHQVDVVTVPGALEVPGAIALAAEGSDYDAYVALGAVIRGETYHFEIVAGESARALMALTLDGLAIGNGILTVENEAQALARAHRADKDKGGEAAKAALAMLALKERFSA, encoded by the coding sequence ATGGCCCGTATCCTGATCGTCGAGGCGCGCTTCTACGCCCATCTGAACGACCTGTTGCTCGATGGCGCGAAGGCGGCGCTCGCGGGCCACCAAGTCGACGTGGTCACCGTCCCCGGAGCGCTCGAGGTGCCCGGAGCGATCGCTCTGGCCGCCGAGGGATCGGACTATGACGCCTATGTCGCTTTGGGCGCCGTGATCCGCGGCGAGACCTATCATTTCGAGATCGTCGCCGGGGAAAGCGCGCGGGCTTTGATGGCGCTGACTCTCGACGGCCTCGCCATCGGTAACGGAATCCTGACCGTCGAGAACGAGGCCCAGGCGCTGGCCCGGGCGCACCGCGCCGACAAGGACAAAGGCGGGGAGGCGGCGAAAGCGGCGCTGGCGATGCTCGCGCTCAAGGAGCGATTCTCAGCCTAG
- a CDS encoding riboflavin synthase — protein MFTGIVTDVGRIEAVEARGDLSVRIACGYDTSAIDLGASIACSGVCLTVVGKGEGWFAVDVSAETRSRTASGMWAEGTRLNLERALKVGDELGGHIVTGHVDAVGEVTSADPSGDSLQIAIAAPASLAPYIAAKGSIALDGVSLTVNEVSTRRDGSVAFGVNIIPHTAQQTSFGSVGVGRQINIEIDILARYLGRMMEARNA, from the coding sequence ATGTTCACCGGGATCGTCACCGACGTCGGCCGGATCGAGGCGGTCGAGGCGCGCGGGGACCTGAGCGTCAGGATCGCCTGCGGCTACGACACGAGCGCCATCGATCTCGGCGCGTCGATCGCCTGCTCGGGCGTCTGCCTGACGGTGGTCGGCAAGGGAGAGGGCTGGTTCGCGGTCGACGTTTCGGCCGAGACCCGGAGCCGCACCGCCTCCGGCATGTGGGCCGAGGGCACAAGGCTCAACCTCGAGCGCGCGCTGAAGGTCGGCGACGAGCTTGGCGGCCATATCGTCACCGGCCATGTCGACGCCGTCGGCGAGGTGACATCGGCCGATCCATCGGGCGATTCGCTGCAGATCGCGATCGCCGCCCCCGCATCGCTCGCCCCCTACATCGCGGCCAAGGGGTCGATCGCGCTCGACGGGGTGTCGCTGACGGTCAACGAGGTCAGCACGCGGCGCGACGGCAGCGTCGCGTTCGGCGTGAACATCATCCCGCACACGGCGCAGCAGACCAGCTTCGGCAGCGTCGGCGTGGGCCGGCAGATCAATATCGAGATCGACATTCTCGCCCGCTATCTCGGCAGGATGATGGAAGCGCGCAACGCATAA
- the mgtE gene encoding magnesium transporter: MSDSDLDTSAPETAAPPESRHDADDRLRPEFVREVMERVEAGDSERARELVAALHPADVADLFELVDSGDRRALAASIADELDGDVLAEMNDWVREELLDALEPHQVAEIAGELETDDAVAIIEDMEEEEQRAVLRALDPDDRAAIEEALSYPEETAGRLMRRDTVAVPEHWTVGQVIDFLRAGDEMATDFWEVFVVDPAHRPVGTCLLSWILRTPRRIAVADVMKREQTLIPVDMDQEEVALRFQKYALISAAVVDSGGRLVGMITADDVVHIVQEEASEDALLLSGAGVEGDINEPVADSYKARVRWLIANLGTALVASIIISMFEGAIARMVALATLMPIVAGVGGNAGTQTLAVTVRALATNQLTQSNRWRAVWRELRVALLNGATIAVVIGVGVSLVFANPALGGVIAAAMMTNIVIAGLAGVLVPLTLERAGADPAVASSVFVTMTTDSMGFLVFLGLAVATGLAG, encoded by the coding sequence ATGAGCGACAGCGACCTCGATACCTCCGCCCCGGAGACGGCCGCCCCACCCGAAAGCCGCCACGACGCGGACGACCGGCTGCGGCCCGAATTCGTCCGCGAGGTGATGGAGCGGGTCGAGGCGGGCGATTCCGAACGCGCCCGCGAGCTGGTCGCGGCGCTCCACCCGGCCGACGTCGCCGACCTGTTCGAGCTGGTCGACAGCGGCGACCGGCGCGCGCTCGCCGCCTCGATCGCCGACGAGCTCGACGGCGACGTGCTCGCCGAGATGAACGACTGGGTGCGCGAGGAACTGCTCGACGCGCTGGAGCCTCACCAGGTCGCCGAGATCGCCGGCGAGCTCGAGACCGACGACGCGGTCGCGATCATCGAGGACATGGAGGAGGAGGAGCAGCGCGCCGTTCTTCGCGCGCTCGACCCCGACGACCGGGCGGCGATCGAGGAAGCGCTGTCCTACCCGGAGGAAACCGCGGGCCGCCTGATGCGGCGCGACACCGTCGCCGTGCCCGAGCATTGGACGGTCGGCCAGGTGATCGATTTCCTTCGCGCGGGCGACGAGATGGCGACCGACTTCTGGGAGGTGTTCGTCGTCGATCCGGCGCACCGGCCGGTCGGCACCTGCCTGCTTTCCTGGATCCTGAGGACTCCGCGGCGGATCGCGGTCGCCGACGTGATGAAGCGCGAGCAGACGCTGATCCCGGTCGACATGGACCAGGAGGAGGTCGCTCTGCGCTTCCAGAAATACGCCCTGATCTCGGCGGCGGTGGTCGATTCGGGCGGTCGGCTGGTGGGCATGATCACCGCCGACGACGTCGTCCACATCGTCCAGGAGGAAGCGAGCGAGGACGCGCTGCTGCTGTCCGGCGCCGGCGTCGAGGGCGACATCAACGAGCCGGTGGCCGACAGCTACAAGGCGCGGGTGCGCTGGCTGATCGCCAATCTCGGCACCGCTTTGGTGGCCTCGATCATCATCAGCATGTTCGAGGGGGCGATCGCCCGGATGGTGGCGCTGGCGACGCTGATGCCGATCGTCGCGGGCGTCGGCGGCAATGCCGGGACCCAGACGCTCGCCGTCACCGTCCGGGCGCTGGCGACCAACCAGCTGACGCAATCCAACCGCTGGCGCGCAGTGTGGCGCGAGCTTCGGGTCGCTCTGCTCAACGGCGCGACCATCGCCGTGGTGATCGGCGTGGGCGTCTCGCTCGTCTTCGCCAATCCGGCGCTCGGCGGGGTGATCGCGGCGGCGATGATGACCAACATCGTCATCGCGGGGCTGGCCGGCGTGCTCGTTCCGCTGACCCTCGAACGGGCCGGCGCCGACCCCGCCGTCGCCTCGTCGGTGTTCGTGACTATGACCACGGATTCGATGGGCTTCCTCGTCTTCCTGGGCCTCGCCGTCGCCACCGGCCTTGCGGGCTAA
- a CDS encoding SDR family oxidoreductase, which translates to MSTKAMSRLVTLVTGASAGLGAEFARQLAAKGEPLALAARRRDRMEALAREIGGEVHIFEADLAREGAAAGLLAEMAAEGLTVSTLINNAGFGLAGKVAALPPGRQSEMIDLNVRALTELCRLVLPAMLERGSGAILNVASTAAFQPGPNMAVYYASKAYVLSFTEALHHELEDTPVRVTCLCPGPTESEFSEVANSRSPTLERMKVPAAPVVRAGLAGLAKGKAIVVPGLPNKITSQMSRLLPRAMMRRIVGRIKV; encoded by the coding sequence ATGTCGACCAAGGCAATGAGCCGCCTCGTCACGCTCGTCACCGGCGCTTCGGCCGGTCTCGGCGCGGAATTCGCCCGCCAGCTTGCCGCCAAAGGCGAGCCGCTCGCTCTCGCCGCCCGCCGCCGCGACCGGATGGAGGCGCTGGCCAGGGAGATCGGCGGCGAGGTCCACATCTTCGAGGCGGATCTCGCCCGCGAAGGCGCCGCCGCCGGCCTGCTCGCCGAAATGGCCGCGGAAGGCCTCACCGTCTCCACCCTGATCAACAATGCCGGCTTCGGCCTCGCCGGCAAGGTCGCCGCTTTGCCGCCCGGGCGCCAGAGCGAGATGATCGATCTCAACGTCCGCGCTCTGACCGAGCTCTGCCGGCTCGTCCTCCCGGCCATGCTGGAGCGGGGGAGCGGCGCGATCCTCAACGTCGCCTCGACCGCGGCCTTCCAGCCCGGGCCCAACATGGCCGTCTATTACGCCAGCAAGGCCTATGTCCTGTCCTTCACGGAAGCGCTCCACCACGAGCTCGAGGACACGCCGGTCCGGGTCACCTGCCTCTGCCCGGGCCCGACCGAGAGCGAGTTTTCCGAGGTCGCCAACTCGCGCAGCCCGACGCTCGAGCGGATGAAGGTCCCCGCCGCCCCGGTCGTCCGCGCCGGCCTCGCCGGCCTCGCCAAAGGCAAGGCGATCGTCGTTCCCGGCCTGCCCAACAAGATCACCAGCCAGATGAGCCGCCTGCTCCCCCGCGCGATGATGCGGCGGATCGTCGGGCGGATTAAGGTCTAG
- a CDS encoding DUF1489 family protein, with product MPSLNLSKVAVRCTGFDALDKRMRSRATGGTVAIVTRFMPKRADELTGGSLYWIVRHRLIGRQAILGFGTASDGRAIIRLDADLVRVRAASKRAHQGWRYLEAADVPADLEGEPDGIDALPPRLLGKLTGLALV from the coding sequence ATGCCCAGCCTCAATTTGTCCAAGGTCGCGGTCCGCTGCACCGGCTTCGACGCGCTCGACAAACGCATGCGCTCGCGCGCGACCGGCGGAACGGTGGCGATCGTGACCCGCTTCATGCCCAAGCGGGCGGACGAGCTGACCGGTGGATCGCTCTACTGGATCGTGAGGCACCGCCTGATCGGGCGCCAGGCGATCCTCGGCTTCGGCACCGCCTCGGACGGGCGGGCGATCATCCGGCTCGACGCGGACCTGGTCCGGGTCCGCGCGGCCTCGAAGCGCGCGCACCAGGGCTGGCGCTATCTCGAAGCGGCCGACGTGCCGGCGGATCTGGAGGGCGAGCCGGACGGGATCGACGCGCTGCCGCCGCGCCTGCTCGGCAAGCTGACGGGGCTGGCGCTGGTCTAG